In the Euphorbia lathyris chromosome 5, ddEupLath1.1, whole genome shotgun sequence genome, one interval contains:
- the LOC136229803 gene encoding beta-glucosidase 12-like, giving the protein MFDFEIEFNKKIGCLVYIITHLLVSTIACGNENNISINRASFPASFDFGIGSSAYQYEGATTKDGRGPCIWDTFIKKSSGSVADHSNASITTDQYHRYKEDVRILKDIGFDIYRFSISWSRVLPKGGRRGGVNKKGINHYNKLINHLLSKGIKPIVTLFHWDLPQVIEDQYQGFLNPKIIDDFRDYAELCFNTFGDRVKLWVTINEPMMYAQQGYASATFAPDRCSNRSRCSAGDSSVEPYIVAHHLLLAHAAAVKLYKEKYHFSQKGQIGISLNTNWMVSYSNLQKDQLATDRGFAFTYGWFMEPLYSGSYPLEMIVNVGKRLPNFTKEETNTIKGSYDFIGINYYTARYIADTPCRTQNLNYITDSCIDIKRVAEHKDNTSSILEDDKVRIEYFHSHLSRTLEAIRFMEPLYSGSYPLEMIVNVGKRLPNFTKEETNTIKGSYDFIGINYYTARYIADTPCRTQN; this is encoded by the exons atgtttgattttgaaattgaattCAACAAGAAAATTGGATGTCTTGTTTACATAATTACCCATTTACTAGTTTCCACTATAGCTTGTgggaatgaaaataatatttcaattaaTCGAGCAAGTTTTCCTGCATCCTTTGACTTTGGGATAGGATCATCTGCTTATCAG taTGAAGGTGCAACAACTAAAGACGGGAGAGGACCATGCATATGGGATACCTTCATTAAAAAATCCTCAG GTTCTGTAGCTGACCACAGTAATGCTAGTATTACCACTGACCAGTATCATAGATACAAG GAAGATGTGCGTATACTGAAAGACATAGGTTTtgatatttatagattttccatcTCTTGGTCTAGAGTTTTACCTA AAGGAGGGCGACGTGGAGGAGTAAATAAAAAAGGCATCAACCACTATAATAAACTCATTAATCACCTATTATCAAAAG GTATCAAACCGATTGTAACTCTATTCCATTGGGATCTTCCACAAGTTATAGAAGATCAATATCAAGGTTTTCTAAACCCTAAAATTAT TGATGATTTTCGTGATTATGCTGAGTTGTGCTTTAATACATTTGGCGATCGAGTAAAGCTTTGGGTCACTATAAATGAGCCAATGATGTATGCACAACAAGGTTATGCAAGTGCAACGTTTGCTCCAGATAGATGTTCAAATCGTTCAAGGTGCTCTGCAGGTGATTCCAGTGTTGAACCATACATAGTAGCACACCATCTACTCCTTGCTCATGCTGCCGCGGTCAAactatataaagaaaaatatcac TTTTCGCAAAAAGGTCAAATTGGAATTTCACTAAATACTAACTGGATGGTGTCATACTCAAATTTACAAAAAGACCAACTAGCAACAGATCGAGGTTTTGCTTTTACATATGGTTG GTTTATGGAGCCACTATATTCTGGATCTTACCCACTAGAAATGATTGTTAATGTGGGAAAAAGATTACCAAATTTTACTAAGGAGGAAACCAATACGATTAAAGGATCTTATGATTTTATCGGAATCAATTACTATACTGCGAGATATATTGCTGATACTCCTTGTCGAACTCAAAATTTGAACTACATCACTGACTCTTGTATCGATATTAAAA GAGTTGCTGAGCATAAAGATAACACAAGTTCTATTTTGGAAGATGATAAAGTGAGAATAGAATATTTTCATAGTCATCTAAGTCGcactcttgaagcaataag GTTTATGGAGCCACTATATTCTGGATCTTACCCACTAGAAATGATTGTTAATGTGGGAAAAAGATTACCAAATTTTACTAAGGAGGAAACCAATACGATTAAAGGATCTTATGATTTCATCGGAATCAATTACTATACTGCGAGATATATTGCTGATACTCCTTGTCGAACTCAAAATTAG
- the LOC136229804 gene encoding beta-glucosidase 14-like: protein MFDFEIEFNKKIGCLVYIITHLLVSTIACGNENNISINRASFPASFDFGIGSSAYQYEGATTKDGRGPCIWDTFIKKSSGSVADHSNASITTDQYHRYKEDVRILKDIGFDIYRFSISWSRVLPKGGRRGGVNKKGINHYNKLINHLLSKGIKPIVTLFHWDLPQVIEDQYQGFLNPKIIDDFRDYAELCFNTFGHRVKLWVTINEPMMYAQQGYASATFAPGRCSNRSRCSTGDSSVEPYIVAHHLLLAHAAAVKLYKEKYHISQKGQIGISLNTNWMVPYSNSQKDQLATDRGFAFTYGWFMEPLYSGSYPLEMIVNVGKRLPNFTKEETNTIKGSYDFIGINYYTARYIADTPCRTQNLNYITNSCIDIKRVAEHKDNTSSILEDDKVRIEYFHSHLSRTLEAIRLGVNVKGYIAWSFLDNFEWTAGYTAKSGIVHVDFKNGFK from the exons atgtttgattttgaaattgaattCAACAAGAAAATTGGATGTCTTGTTTACATAATTACCCATTTACTAGTTTCCACTATAGCTTGTgggaatgaaaataatatttcaattaaTCGAGCAAGTTTTCCTGCATCCTTTGACTTTGGGATAGGATCATCTGCTTATCAG taTGAAGGTGCAACAACTAAAGACGGGAGAGGACCATGCATATGGGATACCTTCATTAAAAAATCCTCAG GTTCTGTAGCTGACCACAGTAATGCTAGTATTACCACTGACCAGTATCATAGATACAAG GAAGATGTGCGTATACTGAAAGACATAGGTTTtgatatttatagattttccatcTCTTGGTCTAGAGTTTTACCTA AAGGAGGGCGACGTGGAGGAGTAAATAAAAAAGGCATCAACCACTATAATAAACTCATTAATCACCTATTATCAAAAG GTATCAAACCGATTGTAACTCTATTCCATTGGGATCTTCCACAAGTTATAGAAGATCAATATCAAGGATTTCTAAACCCTAAAATTAT TGATGATTTTCGTGATTATGCTGAGTTGTGCTTTAATACATTTGGCCATCGAGTAAAGCTTTGGGTCACTATAAATGAGCCAATGATGTATGCACAACAAGGTTATGCAAGTGCAACATTTGCTCCAGGTAGATGTTCAAATCGTTCAAGATGCTCTACAGGTGATTCCAGTGTTGAACCATACATAGTAGCACACCATCTACTCCTTGCTCATGCTGCCGCGGTCAAactatataaagaaaaatatcac ATTTCGCAAAAAGGTCAAATTGGAATTTCACTAAATACTAACTGGATGGTGCCATACTCAAATTCACAAAAAGACCAACTAGCAACAGATCGAGGTTTTGCTTTTACATATGGTtg GTTTATGGAGCCACTATATTCTGGATCTTACCCACTAGAAATGATTGTTAATGTGGGAAAAAGATTACCAAATTTTACTAAGGAGGAAACCAATACGATTAAAGGATCTTATGATTTCATCGGAATCAATTACTATACTGCGAGATATATTGCTGATACTCCTTGTCGAACTCAAAATTTGAACTACATCACTAACTCTTGTATCGATATTAAAA GAGTTGCTGAGCATAAAGATAACACAAGTTCTATTTTGGAAGATGATAAAGTGAGAATAGAATATTTTCATAGTCATCTAAGTCGcactcttgaagcaataag GCTTGGAGTAAACGTAAAGGGATACATAGCATGGTCGTTTTTAGACAATTTTGAGTGGACAGCTGGCTACACAGCCAAATCTGGAATAGTTCATGTTGACTTCAAAAATGGATTCAAATGA